One Thioclava electrotropha DNA segment encodes these proteins:
- a CDS encoding electron transfer flavoprotein subunit alpha/FixB family protein, protein MAVLLLGEVNDGELSVDATAKAVSAAKSLGDVTVLCAGASAAAAGEAAAKIDGVAKVLVAEDPSLSHRLAEPTAALIVSLAGDYSHIVAPATTDAKNVMPRVAALLDVMVISDVSGVVDADTFERPIYAGNAIQTVKSKDEKKVITFRTSTFDAAGEGGSASVETVAMSDAPALSSWIEDKVAESDRPELTSAKIVVSGGRGVGSEEDFKVIEALADKLGAAVGASRAAVDSGFAPNDWQVGQTGKVVAPELYIACGISGAIQHLAGMKDSKIIVAINKDEEAPIFQVADYGLVADLFDAVPALTEKL, encoded by the coding sequence ATGGCCGTTCTGCTGCTGGGTGAAGTGAATGATGGCGAACTGTCGGTCGACGCGACCGCCAAGGCCGTCTCCGCCGCAAAAAGCTTGGGCGATGTGACCGTGCTCTGCGCGGGTGCGTCTGCCGCTGCCGCGGGTGAAGCCGCCGCCAAGATCGACGGTGTCGCGAAGGTTCTCGTGGCCGAGGACCCGTCGCTGAGCCACCGTCTGGCGGAGCCGACCGCCGCGCTGATCGTGTCGCTCGCAGGCGACTATTCGCATATCGTGGCGCCTGCCACGACCGATGCGAAGAACGTGATGCCGCGCGTGGCCGCGCTTCTCGACGTGATGGTGATCTCGGATGTCTCCGGCGTCGTCGATGCCGACACGTTCGAGCGCCCGATCTACGCGGGTAACGCGATCCAGACCGTGAAATCGAAGGACGAGAAGAAGGTCATCACCTTCCGCACCTCGACCTTCGACGCCGCCGGCGAAGGCGGTTCGGCTTCGGTCGAGACCGTCGCCATGTCGGACGCGCCCGCTCTGTCGAGCTGGATCGAAGACAAGGTCGCCGAGAGCGATCGTCCGGAGTTGACCTCGGCGAAGATCGTCGTGTCGGGCGGCCGTGGCGTCGGCTCGGAAGAGGACTTCAAGGTGATCGAAGCGCTGGCCGACAAGCTTGGCGCTGCTGTAGGTGCCTCGCGCGCCGCCGTCGACTCGGGCTTCGCGCCGAACGACTGGCAGGTCGGTCAGACCGGTAAGGTCGTGGCCCCCGAGCTCTACATCGCCTGCGGCATCTCTGGGGCTATCCAGCACCTCGCCGGCATGAAGGACTCGAAGATCATCGTCGCGATCAACAAGGACGAAGAAGCGCCGATCTTCCAGGTCGCCGATTACGGCCTGGTCGCGGACCTCTTCGACGCTGTTCCGGCGCTGACCGAAAAGCTCTGA
- a CDS encoding DUF6473 family protein encodes MAFEYTGDGALDYFPCRYGKSKLLFRGPRRALQGDFIAAMGGTETYGKFVEHPWPVLLEARLEMPVVNFGYLNAGIDVFLHEPQLAAASEAAKVTVIQLLGAQNMSNRFYAVHPRRNDRFLRASSLMRSIFRGVDFTEFNFTRHMLSALKEREPEKFALLEVELQEAWQQRMTALLAKIKGRKLLLWLGEFHDPAHSDTLGHEPLMVTEAMVETLRPLVADIVRVEPSVTARSAGTTGMHFSALEEPAAEMVPGPLVHEEIAAALAPTLRPFL; translated from the coding sequence ATGGCTTTCGAATATACGGGCGATGGCGCCCTCGATTACTTTCCGTGCAGATACGGGAAATCCAAACTGCTGTTCCGCGGGCCGCGCCGTGCACTGCAGGGGGATTTCATCGCCGCGATGGGCGGGACGGAGACCTATGGTAAATTCGTGGAGCATCCCTGGCCCGTTCTGCTCGAGGCGCGGCTGGAGATGCCGGTGGTGAATTTCGGCTATCTGAATGCCGGGATCGACGTGTTCCTGCACGAGCCGCAACTCGCCGCCGCATCGGAGGCCGCGAAGGTCACGGTGATCCAGTTGCTCGGCGCGCAGAACATGTCGAACCGCTTCTATGCGGTGCATCCGCGTCGCAATGATCGCTTCCTGCGCGCGTCGAGCCTGATGCGCTCGATCTTCCGCGGCGTGGATTTCACCGAATTCAACTTCACGCGTCACATGCTGAGCGCGTTGAAGGAACGCGAACCCGAGAAGTTCGCTTTGCTCGAAGTCGAGTTGCAGGAGGCATGGCAGCAGCGGATGACCGCGCTTCTCGCGAAGATCAAGGGGCGCAAGCTGCTGCTTTGGCTGGGCGAATTCCACGATCCGGCCCATAGCGACACGCTCGGGCACGAGCCTCTGATGGTGACGGAGGCGATGGTGGAGACGTTGCGACCGCTCGTGGCCGATATCGTGCGGGTCGAGCCTTCGGTGACGGCGCGCAGTGCAGGCACGACGGGGATGCATTTCTCCGCGCTGGAAGAGCCTGCGGCGGAAATGGTGCCGGGGCCGCTGGTGCATGAGGAGATCGCCGCGGCGCTTGCGCCTACGCTGCGGCCATTTCTCTAA